The Anastrepha ludens isolate Willacy chromosome X, idAnaLude1.1, whole genome shotgun sequence genome includes a window with the following:
- the LOC128869234 gene encoding uncharacterized protein LOC128869234: MWIHPSLINRKIEGEYHTLYRHLIDDEEKFLQYCRKDSGTFEMILRKIEHKILKNNTTFREAISPREKLLVCLRFLATGDSYKTIAFSYNLGHSTVQSMVLEVCAAINECLLAEYIPAPSREKWLQVAHEMWTMWNFPNCLGALDGKHVVIQAPANSGSLYFNYKKTFSIVLLALLDANCKFIAVDIGSYGKNSDGGILANSALGRGLENGTMNIPEDSPLPGTEILAPYVILGDEAFPLKKKSNEALSRIEKCRR, from the exons ATGTGGATCCATCCAAgtttaataaatagaaaaatcgaAGGAGAATATCATACTTTGTATCGTCATTTAATAGAcgatgaagaaaaatttttgcaATACTGTCGAAAGGATTCAGGAACGTTTGAAatgattttaagaaaaattgaacataaaattttgaaaaataacacgaCTTTTCGTGAAGCTATTTCACCACGAGAGAAATTGTTGGTATGCTTAAG atttttggcTACTGGGGATTCCTATAAAACAATTGCTTTCAGCTACAACCTAGGCCATTCGACAGTACAAAGTATGGTTCTTGAAGTATGTGCGGCAATCAACGAATGCTTATTGGCAGAATATATTCCTGCTCCTTCTCGCGAAAAATGGCTACAAGTTGCTCATGAAATGTGGACAATGTGGAATTTTCCAAATTGTTTGGGAGCATTAGATGGCAAGCATGTAGTTATACAAGCTCCTGCTAATAGTGGATCATTGTatttcaattataaaaaaacattttcaatagtaTTATTAGCACTGTTGGACGCTAATTGTAAATTTATAGCGGTAGACATTGGGTCCTATGGTAAAAATAGCGACGGAGGTATTCTCGCTAATTCTGCATTAGGAAGAGGATTGGAAAATGGAACGATGAACATTCCAGAAGACTCTCCACTGCCAGGCACAGAAATACTAGCTCCTTACGTAATATTGGGAGATGAAGCatttccattgaaaaaaaaatctaatgagGCCTTATCCAGGATTGAAAAATGTAGAAGataa
- the LOC128870320 gene encoding uncharacterized protein LOC128870320 has protein sequence MPKGSKSKKGIDDTSSDATINSSDSISFNKRKSASIKHQLIALNKTLSSHRLGELDEAELSVHMEYVESIHDNFDHVHSILEEADPRELDGVGRAEFFDVYLEVKAKLSRELNLHRKTNVRHSSTARHFALEESPSTSVIDKDLELSKVEKLQHLRASLQGAALETICSLEPVEENYDKAIALLKNRFDNKLLIFQAHIRAIIELKSVDKGSANRLRELCDNFNSHLRALNTMATPEQISDGLLIHLVTRKFDQKTQEKWEEDLPTQTLPTLNSMTSFLEKRCRIMENLEGAMQTLSNQIGKHSKANKGIRNALVASSSSSSFCIFCDSKEHYINSCLKFLNLSPNLRYKEAKRLQLCLNCQRKGHSLQRCKSGHCRHCPGKHNLLLHMNPHTSSISPSSNLPTIEPTAPSQQTLISSLTSSTVAQAPKSDANSNVLLATAILSVKNRSGDFVPCRAILDSASQINFVTARLANMLQLPFKQSAILISGIGESNFVADKEIDVFAQSQDKGYNTSFTAVVTPSITDYRPNFSLSSEWIIPSNINLADPFIH, from the exons ATGCCCAAAGGCAGCAAATCGAAAAAGGGTATCGACGACACATCATCCGATGCAACGATCAACAGCTCCGATTCAATTTCGTTTAATAAAAGGAAAAGTGCGTCGATTAAGCACCAATTAATTGCGTTAAACAAAACATTGTCGTCGCATCGTCTTGGTGAACTTGATGAAGCTGAACTTTCTGTCCACATGGAGTACGTCGAAAGCATTCACGACAACTTTGACCACGTGCATTCTATTCTCGAAGAAGCTGATCCACGCGAACTAGATGGAGTAGGCCGAGCAGAATTTTTCGACGTGTACCTAGAAGTCAAAGCAAAGCTGTCGCGTGAGCTCAATTTGCATCGGAAGACAAACGTAAGACATTCATCGACTGCTAGGCATTTCGCATTGGAAGAATCGCCATCAAC TAGCGTTATTGACAAGGACCTCGAGTTAAGCAAAGTGGAGAAACTCCAACATTTACGCGCTAGTCTGCAAGGAGCCGCTTTGGAAACAATTTGCTCACTAGAACCGGTTGAGGAGAATTATGACAAAGCCATTGCCctattaaaaaatcgatttgataataaattacttatttttcagGCTCACATTAGGGCGATTATCGAATTGAAGAGTGTTGATAAAGGTTCAGCCAATCGTTTGCGCGAATTGTGCGACAATTTTAATTCCCATCTTCGTGCACTTAACACCATGGCAACACCAGAACAAATATCGGATGGTTTGCTCATACATCTTGTTACTAGAAAGTTCGATCAGAAGACGCAGGAGAAGTGGGAGGAGGACTTGCCCACGCAGACATTGCCAACTTTGAATTCAATGACCTCATTTCTGGAGAAGCGGTGCcgaattatggaaaatttggaaGGTGCTATGCAAACACTTAGCAATCAGATTGGCAAACATTCGAAGGCAAATAAAGGTATTAGAAATGCTTTGGTAGCATCCTCAAGTAGCTCTAGCTTTTGCATATTTTGCGATTCGAAAGAACATTACATAAAtagttgtttaaaatttttaaatttgtcgcCAAATTTGCGCTACAAAGAAGCTAAGCGATTGCAACTTTGCTTAAATTGCCAACGCAAGGGCCATAGTTTACAACGGTGTAAGTCTGGACATTGTCGTCATTGCCCAGGCAAACACAATTTGCTTCTCCATATGAACCCGCATACCTCGTCTATATCCCCGTCTTCAAACCTACCAACAATTGAACCTACAGCCCCTTCACAGCAAACACTCATTTCATCGCTAACTTCAAGTACAGTCGCTCAAGCCCCAAAATCGGACGCCAATAGTAATGTGTTGCTTGCTACAGCTATACTTTCAGTCAAAAATCGTTCAGGTGACTTCGTTCCATGTCGTGCTATTCTCGACTCGGCCtctcaaataaattttgtaaccgCTCGCTTGGCAAATATGCTGCAACTTCCATTCAAACAATCTGCAATTTTGATTTCCGGTATCGGCGAATCAAACTTTGTTGCCGACAAAGAGATTGACGTTTTCGCACAGTCGCAAGATAAAGGCTACAACACTTCGTTCACTGCTGTGGTCACACCCAGTATTACAGATTATCGACCTAACTTCAGCCTTTCTTCGGAATGGATAATACCGTCAAACATTAATCTAGCAGATCCATTCATCCATTAA